Proteins encoded together in one Pseudomonas sp. Seg1 window:
- the cyoD gene encoding cytochrome o ubiquinol oxidase subunit IV yields MANAHSHDSHDAGHGSVKSYAIGFILSVILTVIPFGLVMYPSLPKATTLAIVLLFAVIQVIVHLYYFLHLDRSVAQRNNVIAFVFTAIVILLLVGLSLWIMFSIHTFMMAK; encoded by the coding sequence ATGGCTAATGCACACTCCCATGACAGCCATGATGCTGGCCACGGCAGCGTAAAGTCGTACGCCATCGGCTTCATCCTGTCGGTGATCCTGACCGTCATCCCGTTCGGTCTGGTGATGTACCCGAGCCTGCCGAAGGCCACCACACTGGCAATCGTCCTGCTGTTCGCAGTGATCCAGGTGATCGTTCACCTGTATTACTTCCTGCACCTGGACCGTTCGGTGGCTCAGCGTAACAACGTGATCGCGTTCGTCTTCACGGCCATCGTGATCCTGCTGCTGGTTGGCCTGTCGTTGTGGATCATGTTCAGCATCCACACGTTCATGATGGCGAAGTGA
- the cyoC gene encoding cytochrome o ubiquinol oxidase subunit III — MSNLVTNAGHAHGEHGHDDHHHDSGEMTVYGFWLYLMTDCILFASIFAVYAVLVNNVAGGPSGHDIFELPYVLGETALLLFSSITYGFAMLALYKGKKQQVLGWLFMTFLLGAGFIAMEINEFHLLISEGFGPSRSGFLSAFFTLVGTHGLHVSAGLIWMGIMMYQVNKHGLTATNKTRLSCLSLFWHFLDVVWICVFTVVYLMGTL; from the coding sequence ATGTCGAATTTAGTGACCAATGCCGGACACGCCCATGGTGAACATGGGCACGATGACCATCACCACGATTCGGGCGAGATGACCGTATACGGTTTCTGGCTCTACCTGATGACCGACTGCATTCTGTTTGCGTCGATCTTCGCGGTGTACGCAGTACTGGTAAACAACGTAGCCGGTGGCCCGTCGGGCCACGACATCTTCGAACTGCCATACGTGCTGGGCGAAACTGCTCTGCTGTTGTTCAGTTCGATCACCTACGGCTTCGCCATGCTGGCGTTGTACAAAGGTAAAAAGCAGCAGGTTCTGGGCTGGTTGTTCATGACCTTCCTGCTCGGCGCAGGCTTTATCGCCATGGAGATCAACGAGTTCCACCTGCTGATCTCCGAGGGCTTCGGTCCTAGCCGTTCGGGCTTCCTGTCCGCGTTCTTCACCCTGGTCGGTACCCACGGTCTGCACGTGTCTGCGGGTCTGATCTGGATGGGCATCATGATGTACCAGGTCAACAAGCACGGCCTGACGGCGACCAACAAGACCCGTCTGAGCTGCCTGAGCCTGTTCTGGCACTTCCTGGACGTGGTGTGGATCTGCGTATTCACCGTTGTTTACCTGATGGGGACTCTGTAA
- the cyoB gene encoding cytochrome o ubiquinol oxidase subunit I — translation MFGKLSWEAVPFHEPIVMVTIAMIALGGLALFAAITYFKKWTYLWTEWLTSVDHKKIGVMYIIVAMVMLLRGFADAIMMRTQLAMATEGSPGYLPPEHYDQIFTAHGVIMIIFMAMPFFTGLMNLAVPLQIGARDVAFPFLNSLSFWLLVSGVVLINLSLGVGEFAKTGWVAYPPLSGLQYSPGVGMDYYIWALQLSGLGTTLTGVNFLATVLKMRTPGMKLMDMPIFTWTCTWANVLIVASFPILTATLALLTLDRYMDFHIFTNELGGNPMMYVNLFWAWGHPEVYILILPAFGIFSEVISAFTGKKLFGHHSMIYASGAISVLGFMVWLHHFFTMGSGASVNAFFGLATMLISIPTGVKLFNWLFTIYQGRLRFTSQVMWTLGFMVTFAIGGMTGVLLAIPGADFVLHNSLFVIAHFHNVIIGGAVFGYIAGFAFYFPKAFGFKLHEGWGKAAFWFWISGFFVAFMPLYALGFMGMTRRLNATTNPEWVPYLYVAMFGAVMIAVGIACQLIQLYVSVRDRNKPENVCDHGDPWNAHTLEWSTSSPPPFYNFAVLPKADCIDPFTEAKENGTAYQRPAKYEPIHMPNNTATGVVMGALLTVFGFAMIWHIWWLAIASLAGTVIYFVIHAARDDQGYMVPVETIERIEAEQHKRLVAAGKIPAGATRVETSLEQA, via the coding sequence ATGTTTGGTAAATTAAGTTGGGAAGCAGTCCCATTCCACGAGCCGATCGTGATGGTGACCATCGCCATGATCGCCCTCGGTGGTCTGGCGCTGTTCGCTGCAATCACCTACTTCAAGAAGTGGACTTACTTGTGGACCGAGTGGCTGACGTCGGTCGACCACAAGAAAATCGGCGTGATGTACATCATCGTCGCCATGGTCATGCTGCTGCGCGGTTTTGCCGACGCCATCATGATGCGTACCCAGTTGGCCATGGCCACCGAGGGTTCGCCTGGCTACCTGCCACCTGAACACTATGACCAGATCTTCACCGCTCACGGTGTGATCATGATCATCTTCATGGCGATGCCATTCTTCACCGGCCTGATGAACCTTGCAGTGCCGCTGCAGATCGGCGCGCGTGACGTTGCGTTCCCGTTCCTGAACTCCCTGAGCTTCTGGCTGCTGGTGTCCGGCGTTGTGCTGATCAACCTGTCCCTGGGCGTCGGCGAATTCGCCAAGACCGGTTGGGTTGCTTATCCACCGCTGTCGGGTCTGCAATACAGCCCTGGCGTGGGGATGGACTACTACATCTGGGCGCTACAGCTATCCGGGTTGGGTACGACGCTAACGGGGGTCAACTTCCTCGCGACCGTGCTGAAAATGCGTACCCCTGGCATGAAACTGATGGACATGCCGATCTTCACCTGGACCTGCACCTGGGCAAACGTTCTGATCGTGGCTTCGTTCCCGATCCTGACCGCTACTCTGGCACTGCTGACCCTTGACCGTTACATGGATTTCCACATTTTCACCAATGAACTTGGTGGCAATCCAATGATGTACGTCAACCTGTTCTGGGCCTGGGGCCACCCTGAGGTTTACATCCTGATCCTGCCGGCATTCGGCATCTTCTCGGAAGTGATCTCGGCGTTCACCGGCAAGAAACTGTTCGGCCACCACTCGATGATCTACGCCTCGGGCGCGATCTCGGTACTGGGCTTCATGGTTTGGCTGCACCACTTCTTCACCATGGGTTCGGGTGCGAGCGTCAACGCCTTCTTCGGTCTGGCGACGATGCTGATTTCCATCCCGACGGGTGTGAAGCTATTCAACTGGCTGTTCACCATCTACCAGGGCCGTCTGCGCTTCACCAGCCAGGTGATGTGGACGCTTGGCTTCATGGTGACCTTCGCCATCGGCGGCATGACCGGCGTACTGCTGGCCATCCCGGGTGCTGACTTCGTTCTGCACAACAGCCTGTTCGTGATCGCGCACTTCCACAACGTGATCATCGGCGGTGCGGTATTCGGTTACATCGCAGGTTTCGCGTTCTACTTCCCGAAAGCGTTCGGCTTCAAGCTGCACGAAGGCTGGGGTAAAGCAGCGTTCTGGTTCTGGATCTCGGGCTTCTTCGTCGCGTTCATGCCGCTCTATGCACTGGGCTTCATGGGCATGACCCGTCGTCTGAACGCCACCACCAACCCTGAGTGGGTACCGTACCTGTACGTTGCCATGTTCGGTGCGGTGATGATCGCTGTCGGTATCGCCTGCCAGCTGATCCAGCTGTACGTGTCGGTGCGTGACCGCAACAAGCCAGAGAACGTTTGCGATCACGGTGACCCGTGGAATGCACACACTCTGGAATGGTCGACCTCGTCGCCACCTCCGTTCTACAACTTCGCTGTGCTGCCTAAGGCTGACTGCATCGACCCGTTCACCGAAGCCAAGGAAAACGGTACCGCGTACCAGCGTCCGGCCAAGTACGAGCCGATCCACATGCCGAACAACACCGCCACTGGCGTAGTGATGGGCGCACTGTTGACCGTGTTCGGTTTCGCGATGATCTGGCACATCTGGTGGTTGGCGATCGCCAGCCTGGCCGGCACTGTCATCTACTTCGTGATCCACGCTGCACGTGACGACCAGGGCTATATGGTTCCGGTTGAAACGATCGAGCGCATCGAAGCCGAGCAGCACAAGCGTCTGGTCGCGGCAGGGAAAATCCCGGCCGGTGCCACCCGTGTTGAAACCTCGTTGGAACAGGCTTAA
- the cyoA gene encoding ubiquinol oxidase subunit II encodes MSKNRYPRLLGLVPLLGTLLLGGCNMTLLNPTGQVGLEQRNLIITATLLMLLVVVPVIVMTFLFAWKYRASNKNAVYTPKWSHSTKIEVAVWTIPVLIIIALGYITYISTHELDPYRPIQSDVKPVTIEVVALDWKWLFIYPEQGIATVNKIVFPAHTPINFKITSDAVMNSFFIPGLGGQIYAMAGMQTKLHLIADRNAEMDGISANYSGAGFTGMKFKAISTTQEDFDAWVSEVKKSPKQLDQAEYAALAKPSQNNPVELYSSVTPNQFQIIVDKYEGMKPGKPLKHEKKEKEVAATEIDSSSHSAAGAEE; translated from the coding sequence ATGAGTAAAAACAGGTACCCCAGATTACTAGGCCTAGTGCCGCTGCTCGGCACGTTGTTGCTGGGAGGCTGCAACATGACCTTGCTCAATCCAACGGGCCAGGTCGGCCTGGAACAGCGCAACCTGATCATCACCGCCACGCTGCTGATGCTGTTGGTCGTTGTGCCGGTTATCGTCATGACCTTCCTGTTCGCCTGGAAATACCGCGCGTCGAACAAGAACGCTGTCTACACCCCGAAATGGTCGCACTCGACCAAAATCGAAGTGGCAGTCTGGACCATCCCGGTCCTGATCATCATTGCCCTGGGTTACATCACCTACATCTCGACCCACGAACTGGACCCTTATCGTCCGATTCAATCCGACGTCAAGCCTGTGACCATCGAAGTGGTCGCGCTGGACTGGAAGTGGCTGTTCATCTACCCGGAACAAGGCATCGCCACGGTCAACAAGATCGTGTTCCCGGCGCACACGCCAATCAACTTCAAGATCACCTCTGACGCTGTGATGAACTCGTTCTTCATCCCGGGTCTGGGCGGCCAGATCTACGCGATGGCGGGCATGCAGACCAAGCTGCACCTGATCGCTGACCGCAACGCTGAAATGGACGGTATCTCCGCCAACTACAGCGGCGCGGGTTTCACCGGCATGAAGTTCAAAGCTATCTCCACCACTCAGGAAGATTTCGACGCCTGGGTAAGTGAAGTCAAGAAGTCACCTAAACAGCTTGATCAAGCTGAATACGCAGCCCTTGCCAAGCCAAGCCAGAACAACCCAGTCGAGCTCTACTCCTCGGTCACGCCGAACCAGTTCCAGATCATCGTCGACAAGTACGAAGGTATGAAGCCGGGCAAGCCGCTGAAGCACGAGAAGAAAGAGAAAGAAGTGGCGGCCACGGAAATTGACTCGAGTTCGCATTCAGCTGCCGGGGCAGAGGAGTAA